The genomic DNA TAATTCCTGAATTTTAAATATCATATAAAAAATAAAAAGCGACTTAAAGTCGCTTTTTTTCGGGTTTATCTAGCTACAACATTAGTAGCTTGAGGTCCTTTTGGTCCCTCTTCTACTTCAAATATTACTTCTTCACCTTCGTTAACAGATTTAAATCCGTCTTTTTCGATTTTTGAAAAATGTAAGAAATAATCATTCCCGTCTTCTCCAGAAATAAACC from Sebaldella termitidis ATCC 33386 includes the following:
- a CDS encoding cold-shock protein, whose translation is MQGKVKWFNDKKGFGFISGEDGNDYFLHFSKIEKDGFKSVNEGEEVIFEVEEGPKGPQATNVVAR